One Hevea brasiliensis isolate MT/VB/25A 57/8 chromosome 5, ASM3005281v1, whole genome shotgun sequence genomic region harbors:
- the LOC110652459 gene encoding GATA transcription factor 5 gives MDFHRNVTVSGEYHQQEQVLPSPSSCSKLGAAITLTSSLDDLFSAQNTEVDVSLEWLSVFVEDCLSSTGNYLPAPTSSVQNINTTPNPPKPLQQKPQQNPQSSLEKFVIPGKARSKRKRVTSFKTRNPLSSWSYGHQTLHFPSSDPPLLQQAYWLADSELIMPKKESTTTTCNNRTRDNEVQEEETREEVDIDEEQEQVAVNYNGKGSLATLETNSGQQPRRCTHCLAQRTPQWRAGPLGPKTLCNACGVRYKSGRLLPEYRPAKSPTFVSYLHSNSHKKVMEMRMAGSADFNS, from the exons ATGGATTTTCACCGGAATGTGACAGTTTCCGGTGAGTATCACCAGCAGGAGCAAGTCCTTCCATCCCCTTCTTCCTGCTCTAAGCTTGGTGCTGCTATAACACTCACTAGCTCTCTTGATGACCTTTTCTCTGCTCAGAATACG GAAGTAGATGTTAGCTTAGAATGGCTGTCAGTATTTGTAGAGGACTGCCTATCCAGCACAGGAAATTACCTACCAGCGCCCACAAGTAGCGTTCAAAACATAAATACAACACCAAACCCTCCAAAACCCTTGCAACAGAAGCCCCAACAAAACCCCCAATCTTCCTTGGAGAAATTTGTAATCCCAGGCAAGGCAAGAAGCAAGAGAAAAAGAGTCACCAGTTTCAAGACCAGAAACCCATTATCCAGCTGGTCCTATGGCCACCAAACCCTTCATTTTCCCAGTTCAGACCCTCCTTTGCTCCAACAAGCATATTGGTTAGCTGACAGTGAACTCATTATGCCTAAAAAAgaaagcaccaccaccacctgcaATAACAGGACAAGAGATAATGAAGTTCAAGAAGAAGAAACGAGAGAGGAAGTGGATATTGATGAGGAGCAAGAACAGGTTGCTGTGAATTACAATGGCAAGGGGAGTTTAGCCACTTTGGAAACTAACAGTGGGCAGCAGCCTAGGAGGTGCACCCATTGCCTAGCACAGAGGACCCCACAATGGAGGGCTGGACCATTGGGTCCAAAGACACTGTGCAATGCATGTGGAGTGAGGTACAAGTCGGGCAGATTGTTGCCAGAGTATAGACCAGCCAAGAGTCCTACCTTTGTGAGCTACCTGCACTCCAATTCTCACAAGAAAGTTATGGAAATGAGAATGGCTGGCTCTGCTGACTTCAATTCCTAG
- the LOC110652464 gene encoding uncharacterized protein LOC110652464, giving the protein MAQFTAQGRLKLLFNSDGVHFKLLGNGFVGGLRSFQLQKGKLRYMGSRSRLYASSFRKKSGHFIAEASISATEDSDSDESEDYDSEFETDDLACFRGLVLDISYRPVNVVCWKRAICLEFMEKADVLEYYDQTVNSPSGSFYIPAVLRVRHLLQVVKRRRIRSNLSRKNILFRDNYTCQYCSSRENLTIDHVLPTVRGGEWTWENLVTACAKCNSKKGQKTVEEAKMKLTKVPKAPKDFDILAIPLTSAAIRMLRMRKGTPDEWLQYLAKPSSEP; this is encoded by the exons ATGGCTCAATTCACAGCACAAGGGCGCTTGAAATTGCTATTTAACAGTGACGGGGTTCACTTTAAGCTTCTTGGCAATGGTTTTGTTGGTGGGTTGAGATCATTTCAACTCCAGAAGGGAAAACTGCGGTATATGGGTTCACGTTCAAGGCTTTATGCTTCTTCTTTCCGCAAGAAGTCCGGGCATTTCATTGCGGAGGCAAGTATCAGTGCAACGGAAGATAGTGATAGTGATGAGAGTGAAGATTATGACAGTGAGTTTGAGACAGATGATTTGGCTTGCTTCAGAGGTCTGGTCTTGGATATCTCTTATAG GCCTGTCAATGTTGTCTGCTGGAAGAGAGCTATATGTTTGGAATTCATGGAGAAG GCTGATGTACTAGAATATTATGATCAGACTGTAAATTCCCCAAGTGGGTCCTTCTACATACCAGCTGTATTAAGG GTTCGTCATCTGCTGCAGGTTGTTAAGAGAAGAAGAATCAGAAGTAACCTTAGTCGTAAGAACATATTATTTCGGGATAACTACACTTGTCA GTATTGCTCTTCACGTGAGAACTTGACCATTGACCATGTTCTACCAACTGTACGAGGAGGAGAGTGGACATGGGAAAATCTG GTTACTGCTTGTGCCAAATGCAACTCAAAGAAAGGTCAAAAAACTGTAGAAGAAGCAAAAATGAAGCTGACTAAGGTTCCCAAG GCCCCCAAAGATTTCGACATACTAGCCATACCACTGACAAGTGCAGCAATAAGGATGCTGAGGATGAGAAAAGGGACGCCAGATGAGTGGCTTCAATATTTGGCAAAGCCATCCTCAGAGCCATGA
- the LOC110652474 gene encoding TATA-box-binding protein 2, protein MAEQGGLEGSQPVDLSKHPSGIVPTLQNIVSTVNLDCKLDLKQIALQARNAEYNPKRFAAVIMRIREPKTTALIFASGKMVCTGAKSEQQSKLAARKYARIIQKLGFPAKFKDFKIQNIVGSCDVKFPIRLEGLAYSHGAFSSYEPELFPGLIYRMKQPKIVLLIFVSGKIVITGAKVRDETYTAFENIYPVLTEFRKVQQWYLPLTISAS, encoded by the exons ATGGCAGAGCAAGGAGGCTTGGAAGGTAGCCAGCCTGTGGATCTTTCCAAGCACCCTTCTGGCATTGTTCCTACTCTTCA GAACATTGTATCAACAGTGAACTTAGATTGTAAGCTGGATCTTAAGCAAATTGCATTGCAAGCACGTAATGCAGAATATAACCCAAAG CGTTTTGCTGCTGTCATTATGAGAATTAGGGAACCAAAAACTACTGCATTGATTTTTGCCTCTGGGAAGATG GTGTGTACGGGTGCAAAAAGTGAACAGCAGTCAAAATTGGCAGCAAGGAAG taTGCTCGAATTATCCAAAAGCTTGGGTTTCCTGCCAAGTTCAAG GATTTCAAGATTCAGAATATTGTTGGCTCCTGTGACGTGAAGTTCCCTATCAGACTTGAAGGTCTGGCATACTCTCATGGTGCTTTCTCAAGT TATGAACCTGAGCTCTTTCCAGGCCTAATTTATCGCATGAAACAGCCGAAGATTGTGCTGCTTATTTTTGTCTCAGGGAAAATTGTGATTACAGGAGCGAAG GTAAGGGATGAGACATACACAGCCTTTGAGAATATATACCCTGTCCTTACTGAGTTCAGGAAGGTCCAACAATGGTATTTGCCCCTCACCATCTCCGCTTCATGA
- the LOC110652483 gene encoding early nodulin-93 isoform X1, translated as MGIPSEMRDYLAQTIRNNKKYNASFVIPSPAEEKRILESKRCTEEGARAGAKAAAITCVVTAVPTLTAVRVIPWAKANLNYVAQSLIISGASIAAYFITADKTILECARRNARYDK; from the exons ATGGGGATCCCATCAGAAATGAGAGATTACTTGGCACAGACAATCAGAAACAACAAGAAGTATAACGCTTCCTTTGTGATTCCTTCTCCAGCTGAGGAAAAGAGGATTTTGGAATCTAAACGTTGCACTGAAG AAGGTGCTCGTGCCGGAGCTAAGGCAGCTGCTATCACTTGTGTTGTCACTGCTGTCCCTAct TTGACTGCTGTTCGCGTGATTCCTTGGGCAAAGGCGAATCTCAATTACGTTGCTCAATCACTCATTATCTCTGGTG cATCAATTGCTGCTTATTTCATCACTGCTGACAAAACTATCTTGGAGTGCGCAAGAAGAAATGCTCGATATGACAAATGA
- the LOC110652483 gene encoding early nodulin-93 isoform X2 has translation MGIPSEMRDYLAQTIRNNKKYNASFVIPSPAEEKRILESKRCTEEGARAGAKAAAITCVVTAVPTLTAVRVIPWAKANLNYVAQSLIISGGMI, from the exons ATGGGGATCCCATCAGAAATGAGAGATTACTTGGCACAGACAATCAGAAACAACAAGAAGTATAACGCTTCCTTTGTGATTCCTTCTCCAGCTGAGGAAAAGAGGATTTTGGAATCTAAACGTTGCACTGAAG AAGGTGCTCGTGCCGGAGCTAAGGCAGCTGCTATCACTTGTGTTGTCACTGCTGTCCCTAct TTGACTGCTGTTCGCGTGATTCCTTGGGCAAAGGCGAATCTCAATTACGTTGCTCAATCACTCATTATCTCTGGTGGTATGATTTGA
- the LOC110651959 gene encoding uncharacterized protein LOC110651959: MRILWIQPCDANCSKVGKRTYVDAFPYRCTTCNSVLFSLCWFSRWCCSSASPTCFIFLPCSSVISISTSSFTGSKDAWLQKFLYFVRDTQHVYMQRCGYRDLLMDMLATVLTVHKRLYKL; encoded by the exons ATG CGCATTCTATGGATTCAACCAtg TGATGCCAATTGTTCGAAAGTGGGTAAAAGGACCTATGTGGATGCATTTCCTTATCGGT GCACCACCTGTAATAGTGTTCTCTTCAGCCTGTGCTGGTTTAGCAG GTGGTGCTGTTCCAGCGCTAGCCCAACTTGCTTCATCTTCTTACCATGCAGCAGTGTCATCTCCATCTCTACCTCCTCATTCACAGGATCAAAAGATGCATGGCTCCAGAAATTCCTCTACTTTGTGAGAGACACACAACACGTATACATGCAGAGGTGTGGATACAGAGATCTACTTATGGATATGCTTGCTACTGTGCTCACCGTGCACAAGAGGCTTTATAAGCTTTGA